The Thermosynechococcus sp. genome has a segment encoding these proteins:
- a CDS encoding 1-acyl-sn-glycerol-3-phosphate acyltransferase has protein sequence MGREHLPKEGQFVLAPKHYSRWDPVILPLVWPYPLRFMTNAIEFGGVQGWFIRRLGAFAVNLKCPQPSSLRHVLAILNAGQPLVIFPEGGIVPNQVVRPLKPGLARLVLQIDRPLPIFPVGIAYHPQPQFRARVALWIGSPLWTAPGQEGNRKQQAQDFTQQLQAALHAAVLEARKCAQS, from the coding sequence AGCATTTACCCAAGGAGGGCCAGTTTGTCCTCGCTCCCAAGCACTATAGTCGCTGGGATCCCGTCATCTTGCCCTTGGTGTGGCCCTATCCCCTGCGCTTTATGACCAATGCCATTGAGTTTGGCGGTGTGCAGGGCTGGTTTATCCGTCGCCTGGGGGCCTTTGCTGTCAATCTGAAATGCCCCCAACCCAGCAGTTTGCGCCATGTCTTGGCGATTCTCAACGCGGGCCAGCCCTTGGTGATCTTTCCGGAAGGGGGGATTGTTCCCAATCAAGTGGTTCGTCCCCTCAAGCCAGGCCTTGCCCGTCTGGTCTTGCAGATCGATCGCCCGCTACCGATTTTTCCCGTCGGTATTGCCTATCATCCGCAGCCACAGTTCCGTGCTCGGGTGGCGCTGTGGATTGGATCACCCCTGTGGACAGCCCCTGGGCAAGAGGGCAACCGCAAGCAACAGGCTCAAGACTTCACCCAGCAGTTGCAAGCAGCTTTGCATGCAGCCGTGCTTGAGGCTCGCAAATGTGCCCAATCCTAG